AACTCATAGCTGAAACAGAATACGTCTTCAGGACAGTGTTTGGTTTTGGCAATCGCTTGAACTACCCCTCTGATCCCGCATTTGCTATTGATATTCTCTGTGTGGAAATAACGCACGCTTCCCACATAGAAGAATCAGATCGTCTTACTACATGTCGATGTAGCGATGGAAGCCGAATTTGGGAGATTCTTACTAATATCGATTTCCTAGATACGGAGTTAAAGATGCCCGCTGGAGTGCTGCCGCCAACAGAACTAATGAACCGTGTGAGTGAAGCTATGTTTCTCCATAAATCGCCGCTTTCCCAAGATACACCACTAGGAAGATTAGACGACCCGCCAGAGGAAGCCCTCAATCAAGCTCGAGCACAGGTACTCAATATTACGAAGAAGGTGAAGTAATTGCATCTATGTGAGATTCAAAACGTTTTGAAAAAGTTTCATGCAGAACGCGGCTGGGATAAATTTCCTGCATCTTTGGTTATCACGCATCTTCTGGAGGAGCTGGGGGAGCTATCTGACTACATTCTCGTGGAAGAGGGTTACAAAGCGACAGGGCTTGGCCATGATGAACCTGAGAAGAATGAGATTAGCCGTGAATTTGCTCAGGTTCTGTCATTATTCGTTCAGCTGGCCAATCATTTTGACATTGATTTGGAGAAATCCTTTTCTGCAGAACTTGAAATCATGAGGGAGAGATTTCCTGCTGATGTGTGGACCGAATATATGGACAGGCTTTAGTCAGTATCAGTTATCGATTCGATACCGAACGCTACAACCACTCTGATTACGTCTTCCATATTCCTCACGGAATTGTTGACGTAGCTATTGACTTCCTCTTGATCATCTGCTTTCAAAATAAGAAGGACATCGAATTCCCCTGTTGTTAGCCATGCCTCCGAGACGATATTATCCCTCGCGAATTCGGTAATCAATTCTTCATCAGATCCGGGAGTTACTGACATGCTGACAAAAGATGTTATCAAGTATAGTCCTCCAGTCTTTAAACATTCAATTGTGTGCTTACCTTTTGTTTATGGACTTTGTGAAAGCGGGCCAGCTCTCCAGTTCCACAGACTCTCCTTGGGAATTACATCTTCCGCCGAGCTTCGAGCGCCTTCTTGGTCATATCTTCAAGATCTTTTGTGATTTCGAGTAGACTTCTTGCTTTTTTGTGTACCACTTGTATATTTTTTTCCTGAGCCCATTGAGCCAAACCTGTGACGAGTGGCCCAAAGGCGCTTCTGGCCGATTCAATGGTTCCGACAGCTTTGCCAAGGAGTTCGACGCTTTTGTCCTTGTGGACCCCTGCTTCTGCTACTCTAAGCCAGACTAGGGCGTGAATCATATACAGGGAGTCCAGCATGAGAGTCGGCGACTTAGGATTTTCTTGCACCTTTGAAATCAGCTTGTCATGCCTCTCTTCATAGACTTCCTTGAATAGGTTGAACGCCTTCTTATCATTACCCTGATCCAGCTGAATTATCGCGTTCTGTAACTTTTCATCGCTCGTGGACAATGATTAATCGCCCCTGTGAATGCTCATGGTTAGATATTTTCCACACCTATTATGAGTTTCTGTATTATAGTGTGGAAGCAATGTGAGATTTGCCTGCCATTTCTCTTTGCTTTCAGACTCCTTATGCAAGCAATTCCTCCCAAAGATAACCTACTCTTTACAAGGTAGGCAGAGTTCTTATATTATTCGTGTTCATCATGGTGATTGTGAAAGATACATTCAAAATAGCATATGCACAATTATGCAAAAATGAATAAATGCTTGCACGTAATCTTTATTTTCACTGAATAAATCAACCCTCAACCTTGACGTAAAAAATTTCGGAGCTTGTCGAACAATGACACGCAGTACATTCACATTTGAAGAACTAAAGAAAACGAATCATAAGGAAATTCAGCGGATGCAGGAAAAGAAGTTCAAAGCCTTCATTCGCTATCAAGTTTGGCCTAACCATCCATACTATCGCAGGATGTTCAAGGAACATGATGTAGATCCATGGGATATCACTTGTATCGATGACTGGGCCAAATATCAACTGCCGCTAGTTAGAAAACGGGAATACAAAGATAATCTCCGTTCCTTTGTGCTGAATCCGTCAGAAGTCGATGGC
The nucleotide sequence above comes from Candidatus Thorarchaeota archaeon. Encoded proteins:
- a CDS encoding Lrp/AsnC ligand binding domain-containing protein gives rise to the protein MITSFVSMSVTPGSDEELITEFARDNIVSEAWLTTGEFDVLLILKADDQEEVNSYVNNSVRNMEDVIRVVVAFGIESITDTD